TTTCCATGGCATTAAACTCAAGATCAACATCCAATTTTGTAAACGGCTGGCCCACGACTGACCCCGTTTCAAGGTCACCAATTTCCACACCACCGGACTGTAACGCAAATGCGCCTGTACTACCGACCGCAACGAAAACCGCACTTAAAAGGACGGATAGAAGCACTCTGTGCATCGCCTACCTCCTCATGAGAAGCTGTTGATAATGAAGGTTTTACCTAAGAACGCAAGCCAATTTTCTAATTTACATGGTTTAAGTTTCAACAAGAGGGTTGGTTATAGCATATGGCATTCTTCGACGCAAGAAGGTTTTTAACATTGCGATTCCTGACAGATATAAACAAAAAAATGCTTTCTTTAATCCTCATCAGAAGAAAATTAAAGATTACTTAACCATTTTTTAAAAATTTCCTGTGATTATTAGCCTTTTCTTCCATGGTGTCTGAGTTTATGAGACAGGAGATACTTTATTAGACCATTTTCCTCTTAACTCAATTGACTGTTTGTCACCACACAGAAGAAGACCCATGACTTTGCGTGCACTGGTAATACATTTTTCGAACAGGGGGAATTGTGGAAACGAAAGATAATTTCAATTGCATCAAAAACAGATGGCCGCAATCTCCAGGCTTACCGCACAATAGGACTGAAACCGATTCTCAAATTTCTCCATTCACCTTACAGGCAATAGCCCAACATGGATGAATGTCCACTCTACAAGTAAGCCCCAAAATAAGCATCACAATACAAAGGGATGAATAGCGTCTCCTTGACTTTCTTCTGCGACAAACCCCACTCAATCGGCACTGATTATCCATGCACAAACATATTATGTTCCCGCTCCCAACCAATGGACGATTCAGGCCCATGTCCGGGTATGACGAGTGTACTTTCTTTGAGGGTGTACAAGCGTTCTCGAATCGATCGCTCAATTACCTGGCCATCTCCACCCCACAGGTCGGTTCTGCCAATTCCACCACGAAACAAGGTGTCCCCGGAGAACACCAGATTTTGGCTTTCAAAGAAAAAACATACCGACCCGGGAGTATGGCCAGGAGTATGGATCACGGTTCCTGAATAGGAACCCACACGCACATCTGATTCATCTTTAATCCAGCGGTCCGGCGGAGGAGCAGGCACATATGGGATGCTGAACATTCGGCATTGAATTTCCAGCATGTCCCAAAGATCTTGATCCTGGGAATGCAAACACAGAGGTGCCCCCGTCGCTTGCTTAATATGACCGGAGGCTAAGAAATGGTCAAAATGAGCATGCGTATGCAAAATTGACGTGACGGTGAACCCCAGGGCATCAATTTCCCCGAGTATGCGTTCAGGATTTCCTCCTGGGTCCACCACAATGGCCTGCTTCGTTTCTTTGTCACCGATAATCGAACAATTACATGAAAGTGGAGGAACAGGAAAAGTTATCCGAATGAGCTGATTCATCGCAATCTCCTTACACGACACTGAAAAGGCAGTGGATTAAACTTGAATGACACCTCTCTCGTGCAGATTTACACAATTTCCCATTGGAATTACAGACAATTCCTCTTCTTTAAAATACTCCTCAATATGAAAGTTTGAAATAAGAACAGTTTAAGCCTAAAATACCTAATAAAAGGTACCCATTTGATCCAACCACAACACAATCTTCCATACACGGATATGCTGAGCCGGTGAAAACTCAAGCATTCCAGCGCTGCCCAACATCCCAGCAGAGGCCAGATATTCTCCCCTGCCCAAGAAGCAAAGCCCTATTTATTGGCGCAGGGATGCTCATTTTTATGCTGACTGGTTGTCCCCAAAATAACTCCGGGCTCGAAGAAGAAAATATCCAGCTCAAAAAGCAGGCCAGCAAACTGGAGTCGGTTATTCATTCCCTCCAAGAGGGAAACAAAGTTATGCAGCAACAAATCGACTTGCTAAATCAAGAATCTAGAAAAACCGCAGAATCCTATGAATCTCAGCTACGAGATGCAGAAACAACCCACCAGGAACAACTTCGAGACGCACAGGCTCAAATGGCTGAATTGGCAAATAGCCCCAAAAAAGATGGAGCCAGGATTAAAACATTGGAACAAGAACACAGAAAATTGGAAGGAGAAAACAAATGGCTTAGGAGCCAACGGGACCAAATGAGGAAGACACTGACCCTCCATCAAATTGGCGGACAAAGTCAGGAGTTGCCGTTTCCCTTTTCCTCGGCTTCAGAAATCATAGAAGGCGCACTCACAAAAAATGGCTATTCAATACTTGCCAGCATGCAAACAGATCAAAAGGCCGTCTATATTACTGATCGCAAAACGTCTCTTCCTCCTTCGCTGGAACTATCAGGTTTTCGCAACCAATACCTCCTCTCGATTGAAAAAGGACCTTCCGATCATACCACTATCTGGGTCCGTGCCGAATTTGAAAAACTTTCCAAAAACGGGCAGATGTTCTCAGCCCAGCAATCTGAAATCACCGACATCGAATTGCGCCTCATTCAAGAAATCCATCAAGCCCTTTCTACCGGAGCGGCAGCCCAGGCCAAGAACTTTTAATTTCCTGACAGGCAGAAACCCTCAATCCAGCATTCAACCAATCTGCCAAACTCCTTTTATCGACCAAGTCACTGAAAGACAAAACCAATTTTACGGGGAACAGTCATGGGTCCGTCGATGGCCCCTGAGACGCGAGGAGATAGCCTTTGGCAAGAAACTCGGCTTCCTGCTTGACCAGTGAACTCGCCCCAGGAAACACCTGCACAATAAATTCCACAAATACATTAATTTTGAGCAGGAAGAAATCATATTCGGATTCAGATGTTCGAGGATGGGCAAACCAAAATTCAACGAATTGTTTCAAGGGAATCCCATATTGATCCAAAATAGCACACGCATTGGGAAACATTACCCTCACATCTCCACCCCATGAGAGAATCTCATATGGTAAATACTGTGTCGCATACACATGAAGACCCTTATTCATTTCAGCATCCCATTGGCTAGGTACCTCCAGCCGGCCACGCAGGACTTCACTGACCAAGGCCATGAATTCTCTGTATTGGCACGTTAATACATCACGAGTTTCCCGAGAAGGTTCGACGTTTTCTACTGGACAGGTTGCTGCCATCTGAAGATTTGTGGCGGGCGAAGGCACCCGGGCAGGCACATGCACAAAGGGCTCCATCATCTTCAATACCGTTTTCATTTCCCGACAAATGAGCGGTATCTGCTTATTGTCGACTTCTAAAGCGATGCCTTTGAGATTGAGTAGACGAGGTTCCCTTATCACCCGAGCCAAGAGTATAAGTAATTCGTCCGGAATGGGAGCTTCATGAGCGTCAATCCACTCAGGAGGATTCTCAAATTTTCCTGACCCCACTTGTGTAGGTATATGCGGATGGCAATCCAGACCTGCTACATGAATTTGAATCACTCTCTCCAGTGGAAATTTTTTAAGAAAATCTTCGAAAAATGATTCCAGACACTGGTTCCGCCAAGCGCCCGAATATCGATAGACCGTCCAAACATGCCCGAGATCCAAGACCAACCCACAGGGCGCTTTGTCGGTAATGTACGAGAAAAATTCTGCATACGGCATTTCACCCATCAAAAAATAGGTTAATGGTGGGCTTTCCAAAAGCAGCAATGGGGAGTTAGCCTGAGGCCCCCAAACACATTCATCAAGCTGCAACTGAAAGTTCCACGCCTGGTAAGCCGTAATGTCAGCAGAAGCTCTGGTAAAGACAGGAGGCAAATAGGTCCCAAATGAAAAACCTGCTATTTCTTTGGCCGCACATTCTTGATTGACCCAATGAGCCTGTAACATTCGAAGATTGCTGGCGATAGCCCGTAATCGGTCTTGAGAATTGTATGCGGTGTCCCAATCAGGTTGCGTGACCCATACCCCTTCGGCATGGTAAGCCAAAGGAGTGTCAGGAAGCCCAGCTCGAACCATCTCCAAAGCTTCAGAAGCCGCATGAAAAATTTCAAGATAACCGATAGGGGTTTGTTCACGTCGAAGTTCCTGATATAAATCAAAAACATCAGGAGAATACACATCCACCGATAAGCCAACACCCAGAAATGGAATCCTGCCTGCCCGCCGAAGAAACTCATCATGGACAGCCTCTCGAGTTGACGGGTCTGTTGAATAACTCAAAAGTTTCTTCATTCCAGCGACTTAAAAGGCTAGGAAGTAGTAAATTCCGAGGGGGACATTACAAAAAATGCCCGTCTGGCAAACTCAAAATTACAAGAACGAAGAGGTACAGGAAGGAGGCGTGATCACAGCGGAGTGGCGAACGCACTGGGGCTGCCATTGCTCACTACTTTTTCTTTATTGTCGGTGGCAGAAGGCTCACACCCATCACTTACATTTGACAAGAGCCTTCTAAAATCCGACGAATGCGCAAAACATCCTGGAAGGAAATGCAATCAGGACCCTCGAAAGGATTGCCCGGCTTGGAGATACCGGTGAATGCCGGCCGCAGACTTTCTTCCTTCTGCAATTGCCCAGACAATCAGTGACGCACCGCGCTTCGTGTCTCCGGTAGCAAACACCCCATCCACACTAGTCATAAAGTGTTCATCAACGGCTACATTCCCTCGGGGATCATATTGAAGCCCAAAAGAATCCAGTAGGCCGTTCTTCACCGGCCCGATAAATCCCATTGCCAACAACACCAGGTCAACATCCATCTTGATCTCGGACCCCGGCACAGGAACCACCTTCCCGTTCTCAAAATTCACACGGGTCGCATGCAAACTAGTCACATGTCCGTTTTCCCCTGAAAATTTTGTGGTGGCAATACTCCATTCACGATCACACCCTTCCTCGTGGGCATGAGATGTTCGTAATTGCATCGGCCATAAGGGCCATGGTGTCGACACAGCCCGAGCCGGTGGCGGTTGGGGTAGCAACTCGAATTGATGGGCTTCCAGACACCCTTGACGATGAGCCGTTCCCAGACAATCTGATCCGGTATCACCACCACCAATAATGACCACCCGTTTGCCCTGAGCCGATATGTGCTCTCCAGGAACGGGATCCCCGGCCACTCGCTTATTCTGCTGGGTCAGATAGTCCATGGCGAGATGAACGCCTTTAAGATCTCTCCCTGGAACCGGCAATTCTCTGGGTTGCTCGGCTCCCATAGCAAGTAATACCGCATCATAATCATGACGGAGGTCCTGAACGGTGGCGTCCACACCCACACACACGCCAGTCTGAAAGTTTACACCCTCTTTTCGCATTTGCTCCAAACGACGGTCTAATACCCACTTCTCCATTTTGAAATCCGGGATTCCATAGCGAAGCAAGCCTCCAATCCGATCAGCCTTCTCCAAAACTGTCACTTCATGCCCCGTCCGGGCTAATTGTTGTGCCGCGGCCAATCCTGCTGGACCCGACCCGATAATCGCAACGCGCTTCCCGGAAGAGCCAACCGGTACCACCGGTTCGACCCAACCTTCCTCAAATCCTTTATCAATAATATTCCATTCAATGACACGAATGGAGACCGGATCGCTATTAATGCCCAACACACAGGCCGATTCGCATGGAGCTGGACATAGGCGCCCGGTGAACTCAGGAAAGTTATTGGTCGCATGAAGCGCTTTGAGAGCGTCTTTCCATCGTCCGCGATGCACGAGATCATTCCATTCCGGGATCAAATTCTCCACAGGACAGCCGGCGGGACTTTGACAAAATGGCACCCCACAGTCCATACAGCGGGCCCCTTGAACTTTTAACTTTTCGTCGGGAAATGGGTCATAAAATTCCTTCCAATCCAACACCCGCTGCCCAACCGGCCGTCGTTGAGGCCCTTCCCTTTTATATTTCAAAAACCCACGAGGATCAGCCACGGCTCACCGCCTCACGTTTCCGTTGAGCATGCTCTTTGGCCAAAGCCGTTTTCCGGTCCTGCAGCACTCGCTTGTAATCACTCGGCATGACTTTGACAAATTTCGGCAACATCTTCTCCCACGATTCCAGAACCCGCTTGGCATTGACACTTTGTGTGTAGCGAAAATGGGCCTCAATCATCGCACGAAGGGTCTGTTGATCTTCGGAGGACACGACAGGCTCTAATTCCACCATGCCCATATTGCAACGTGCAGGGAATTGTCCATCCTCATCTAAGACATAAGCGTCTCCTCCGGACATCCCTGCGGCAAAATTTCGCCCCGTCTTCCCCAAAACCACCACCACCCCCCCGGTCATATATTCACACCCATGATCGCCGGTTCCATCAATAACAGCCCGTGCGCCACTATTCCGAACAGCAAACCGTTCTCCCGCAATGCCATAAAAATACCCTTCACCACCAGTCGCCCCATATAAGGACGTGTTCCCGATCAAAATCGTGTCTTCCGGCAAATACGTCACCCCTTGCGGGGGAACTACAATAATTGTTCCTCCAGAGAGACCCTTTCCCAAATAGTCATTCGATTCACCTTCCAGAGTCAGCGTAATACCCTTCGACAAAAATGCTCCAAAGGATTGTCCGGCCGATCCGGTAAATTTAATCCGAATCGTGTCGGGAGGAAGCCCTTCCGGCCCATACCGGCGTGCAATGTGGCTTGACAGAACAGTACCGGTGGTCCGATTCACATTTCGTATAGGCAGATCCAGCGAAACAGGTTCACCCCGGTCAATGGCAGATTGACACAATTCTACCAATTGATTATCTAAAATTTCTTTCAGACCGTGATCTTGTGCTTGCACACAGGAGGTGGCCACTTCAGGTCCGACATCCGGCTTCACTAATAACGGAGATAAATCCAATCCTTTGGCTTTCCAATGATCGATAGCTTTTTGCACTTTGAGCTTATCAACCCGTCCGATCATCTCGCGCATGGTCCTGAATCCGAGTTTTGCCATCAGGGAACGGATCTCTTCCGCCACAAACATAAAGAAGTTCACAACATGCTCTGGTTTTCCCGTAAATTGTTTTCGTAACTCCCCATCTTGGGTGGCCACTCCTACCGGACAGGTATTGAGGTGGCATTTCCTCATCATGATGCATCCCTCCACAATGAGGGGGGCGGTGGAAAAACCGAACTCTTCCGCTCCCAAAAGGGTTGCAATGACCACATCACGGCCAGTTTTCATTTGGCCGTCGGTTTCTACTCGAATTCGTCCACGCAGGTTATTGAGCACAAGAGTCTGATGGGTTTCCGCCAGACCTAATTCCCAGGGGACTCCCGCGTACTTAATGGACGATAAGGGAGACGCTCCCGTTCCTCCGGAATCTCCACTTATGAGAACTTTATCGGCATGTGCCTTTGCCACGCCTGCAGCCACGGTTCCAACTCCGACCTCGGCCACCAGTTTCACGGAAATCGCGGCTTCAGGATTGGAATTTTTAAGGTCGAAAATGAGTTGTTTCAGATCTTCGATAGAATAAATATCATGATGAGGGGGAGGAGAGATCAGTTGCACTCCCGGCGTGGAATAGCGAAGTTTGGCAATAAATTCATCGACTTTGTGGCCCGGCAATTGCCCGCCTTCGCCGGGCTTGGCACCCTGGGCCATTTTGATTTGCAACTCCTTGGCATTCACCAGGTAATGCGCCGTTACCCCAAAACGACCCGATGCCACTTGCTTAATATAAGAATTTTTGGAATCGCCGTTCGGCAAAGGTGTAAATCGCTCCGGATCCTCACCACCCTCGCCGGTGTTGCTTTTAGCGCCTATGCGATTCATGGCAATGGCCAACGTCTCATGCGCTTCTTTGCTGATTGCCCCAAACGACATGGCACCGGTCGTAAATCGCTTCACAATTTCGCTGGCAGGCTCCACCTCTTCAAGAGCGACCGGTTCGCCCGCCCAGCTAAACTCAAACAGTCCGCGAAGATTGGAGCGCCGTTGATCCTCTTTATTCACCAGGGCTGAAAAATCCGCATAGGCTTTGGCATCATTCGCACGCGAGGCATGCTGAAGTTTGTAAATGGTTTCAGGATTCCAATTATGGTGCTCTCCCTGAATCCGGTAATGAATCTCGCCACCAAAATCTAGTTGCCGCATGGGGACCGGACGATAAGCCAGCGCATGTCGGCGCAAGGTCTCTTCCCCCACCTCACTGAGACCAATTCCTTCGATCCGTGAAGCCGTTCCGGTAAAGAACCGATCAATCAGTTCGCTATTCAGGCCAATGGCCTCAAAAATTTGGGCTCCACAATAGGACTGGACTGTGGAGATTCCCATCTTCGAGAATATCTTCAACAATCCTTTATTGACGGCCTTAATGAACTTTGATTCGGCGGTTGCCGCATCCACGCTTTCAGGAAAATACCCTTCCCGTTCCATATCCACGAGGGACTCAAATACCAAATACGGATTGATGGCCCCGGCTCCATAACCGATAAGACAGGCGAAATGATGCACATCACGCGGTTCACCTGTTTCCAGAATCAGCCCGACCTCCGTCCGGGTTTCTTCTCGAACCAGATGATGATGCACAGCTGAAACACCTAAGAGACTAGGAATGGGCGCCCACTCGGCATTAACGCCTCTATCGCTCAAAATAAGAAACTTTTCGCCATCCTTTATGGCTTTCGAGGCTTGCTGGCATAATTGATCAAGCGCGGCCGCCATGCCCTCAGGTCCTTCCGAAACTTTAAAAAGCAAGGACAGGGTCTTACTTTTAAAGTGAGGATCCCCAATCATGCGAATCTTTTGCAGATCAACATTGCTAAGGATCGGTTGCTGCAATTTGATCCTTCGGCATGCCTCTGGAATCTCTGCAATGACATTCGGTTTCGGCCCGATGTTGGTGACAAGAGACATCACCAGATGCTCACGGATCGGGTCGATAGGAGGATTCGTCACTTGCGCAAACAATTGTTTGAAGTATTTAAAAAGAAGTTGCGGCCGTTCGGACAACACGGCTAAAGGGGTATCCGTTCCCATTGAAGAAATAGGCTCTTCACCCGTGACTGCCATTGGGATCAACACCATTTTCAACTCTTCCACGGTGAACCCGAAGGCTTGTTGACGTTGGCGCAGCGTCGGGTGATCGGGTTGCGGCACATTGAGTGGCTCAGGCAGTTCATCTAAGGACACCCGATATTGCGTGAGCCATTGTCGATAGGGCTTACGTTTGGTGATATCGGCTTTAATTTCCTCGTCGTCAAGAATACGTCCTTGGACGGTATCCACGACAAACATGCGACCCGGTTGCAGACGTCCCTTCATGCGAATGGTCTTAGGATCCGCCGGAAGCACTCCCGCCTCTGAAGCCAACACCACGACATCATCCTTGGTGATTTGATAACGACAGGGACGCAGACCATTCCGATCCAAGGTGGCACCCACGAGCTTTCCATCCGTAAAGCACACCGCCGCGGGTCCATCCCACGGTTCCATCACCGCCGCGTGATATTCATAAAACCCTCGCCGGTCAAAATCCATTTGCGGATTTCCCACCCACGGTTCCGGAATCAGCATCATCATGGCATGGGGCAAGGACCGGCCGGCCAATACCAAAAATTCTATGGCGTTATCCAAACAGGCCGAATCGCTTTGCGTGGAATCATCAATGATGGGAAATAACTTTTTGAGATCATCCCCGAACAGATCAGAGGCAAGCCTCCCCTGCCGGGCCCGCATCCAATTGACATTCCCTTTCAAGGTATTAATTTCGCCGTTATGGACGGAGTAGCGGTAGGGATGGGCTAAGGCCCAAGTCGGAAACGTGTTTGTACTAAAGCGAGAATGCACCAGGGCCAACGCCGAGGTAAATGTGGGATCCGCAAGATCGGGATAAAACAGTGCAACCTGTTCCGGCAACAGCATCCCCTTATAGACAATCGTGTTTCCGGACAAACTGGATATATAAACCCATTCCTTCCCAGGGAGAGCTGATTCGCGAATGGCACGTGTTATTCGTTTACGAATGACATACAGCTTACGTTCAAACTGCATGGGATTCAGTAATTCACGTGCCACGAAAAACTGTCGAATGACGGGCATCGTTTGTCGAGCCTGATCTCCTATTTGATCCTCTTTGGCCGGTACATCCCGCCACCCTAAAAAATGTTGGCCTTCTTCACGTACGATCGCTTCAAAGATGGCTTCGCACTGTTGCCTGGTCCTGGCATCCTGCGGCAAAAACACCATGCCGACCCCATAGGCTCCGGCTACAGGAAGGTCGACACCCG
Above is a window of Candidatus Nitrospira neomarina DNA encoding:
- a CDS encoding MBL fold metallo-hydrolase, whose product is MNQLIRITFPVPPLSCNCSIIGDKETKQAIVVDPGGNPERILGEIDALGFTVTSILHTHAHFDHFLASGHIKQATGAPLCLHSQDQDLWDMLEIQCRMFSIPYVPAPPPDRWIKDESDVRVGSYSGTVIHTPGHTPGSVCFFFESQNLVFSGDTLFRGGIGRTDLWGGDGQVIERSIRERLYTLKESTLVIPGHGPESSIGWEREHNMFVHG
- a CDS encoding multinuclear nonheme iron-dependent oxidase produces the protein MSYSTDPSTREAVHDEFLRRAGRIPFLGVGLSVDVYSPDVFDLYQELRREQTPIGYLEIFHAASEALEMVRAGLPDTPLAYHAEGVWVTQPDWDTAYNSQDRLRAIASNLRMLQAHWVNQECAAKEIAGFSFGTYLPPVFTRASADITAYQAWNFQLQLDECVWGPQANSPLLLLESPPLTYFLMGEMPYAEFFSYITDKAPCGLVLDLGHVWTVYRYSGAWRNQCLESFFEDFLKKFPLERVIQIHVAGLDCHPHIPTQVGSGKFENPPEWIDAHEAPIPDELLILLARVIREPRLLNLKGIALEVDNKQIPLICREMKTVLKMMEPFVHVPARVPSPATNLQMAATCPVENVEPSRETRDVLTCQYREFMALVSEVLRGRLEVPSQWDAEMNKGLHVYATQYLPYEILSWGGDVRVMFPNACAILDQYGIPLKQFVEFWFAHPRTSESEYDFFLLKINVFVEFIVQVFPGASSLVKQEAEFLAKGYLLASQGPSTDP
- a CDS encoding glutamate synthase subunit beta codes for the protein MADPRGFLKYKREGPQRRPVGQRVLDWKEFYDPFPDEKLKVQGARCMDCGVPFCQSPAGCPVENLIPEWNDLVHRGRWKDALKALHATNNFPEFTGRLCPAPCESACVLGINSDPVSIRVIEWNIIDKGFEEGWVEPVVPVGSSGKRVAIIGSGPAGLAAAQQLARTGHEVTVLEKADRIGGLLRYGIPDFKMEKWVLDRRLEQMRKEGVNFQTGVCVGVDATVQDLRHDYDAVLLAMGAEQPRELPVPGRDLKGVHLAMDYLTQQNKRVAGDPVPGEHISAQGKRVVIIGGGDTGSDCLGTAHRQGCLEAHQFELLPQPPPARAVSTPWPLWPMQLRTSHAHEEGCDREWSIATTKFSGENGHVTSLHATRVNFENGKVVPVPGSEIKMDVDLVLLAMGFIGPVKNGLLDSFGLQYDPRGNVAVDEHFMTSVDGVFATGDTKRGASLIVWAIAEGRKSAAGIHRYLQAGQSFRGS
- the gltB gene encoding glutamate synthase large subunit, whose product is MWNLPGFPSVQGLYHPGNEHDGCGIGFVAHMKGQKSHDIIEKGLEVNKNLTHRGAQGCDPSTGDGAGILSQIPHEFFHRVAAETGVDLPVAGAYGVGMVFLPQDARTRQQCEAIFEAIVREEGQHFLGWRDVPAKEDQIGDQARQTMPVIRQFFVARELLNPMQFERKLYVIRKRITRAIRESALPGKEWVYISSLSGNTIVYKGMLLPEQVALFYPDLADPTFTSALALVHSRFSTNTFPTWALAHPYRYSVHNGEINTLKGNVNWMRARQGRLASDLFGDDLKKLFPIIDDSTQSDSACLDNAIEFLVLAGRSLPHAMMMLIPEPWVGNPQMDFDRRGFYEYHAAVMEPWDGPAAVCFTDGKLVGATLDRNGLRPCRYQITKDDVVVLASEAGVLPADPKTIRMKGRLQPGRMFVVDTVQGRILDDEEIKADITKRKPYRQWLTQYRVSLDELPEPLNVPQPDHPTLRQRQQAFGFTVEELKMVLIPMAVTGEEPISSMGTDTPLAVLSERPQLLFKYFKQLFAQVTNPPIDPIREHLVMSLVTNIGPKPNVIAEIPEACRRIKLQQPILSNVDLQKIRMIGDPHFKSKTLSLLFKVSEGPEGMAAALDQLCQQASKAIKDGEKFLILSDRGVNAEWAPIPSLLGVSAVHHHLVREETRTEVGLILETGEPRDVHHFACLIGYGAGAINPYLVFESLVDMEREGYFPESVDAATAESKFIKAVNKGLLKIFSKMGISTVQSYCGAQIFEAIGLNSELIDRFFTGTASRIEGIGLSEVGEETLRRHALAYRPVPMRQLDFGGEIHYRIQGEHHNWNPETIYKLQHASRANDAKAYADFSALVNKEDQRRSNLRGLFEFSWAGEPVALEEVEPASEIVKRFTTGAMSFGAISKEAHETLAIAMNRIGAKSNTGEGGEDPERFTPLPNGDSKNSYIKQVASGRFGVTAHYLVNAKELQIKMAQGAKPGEGGQLPGHKVDEFIAKLRYSTPGVQLISPPPHHDIYSIEDLKQLIFDLKNSNPEAAISVKLVAEVGVGTVAAGVAKAHADKVLISGDSGGTGASPLSSIKYAGVPWELGLAETHQTLVLNNLRGRIRVETDGQMKTGRDVVIATLLGAEEFGFSTAPLIVEGCIMMRKCHLNTCPVGVATQDGELRKQFTGKPEHVVNFFMFVAEEIRSLMAKLGFRTMREMIGRVDKLKVQKAIDHWKAKGLDLSPLLVKPDVGPEVATSCVQAQDHGLKEILDNQLVELCQSAIDRGEPVSLDLPIRNVNRTTGTVLSSHIARRYGPEGLPPDTIRIKFTGSAGQSFGAFLSKGITLTLEGESNDYLGKGLSGGTIIVVPPQGVTYLPEDTILIGNTSLYGATGGEGYFYGIAGERFAVRNSGARAVIDGTGDHGCEYMTGGVVVVLGKTGRNFAAGMSGGDAYVLDEDGQFPARCNMGMVELEPVVSSEDQQTLRAMIEAHFRYTQSVNAKRVLESWEKMLPKFVKVMPSDYKRVLQDRKTALAKEHAQRKREAVSRG